The genomic window CGGAGAAGTTGTAGGAGGAACAATGGTAGGTAATTTAGCAATTACGAATGATAACTACAACAGCTCTGCATATTTTGATGGAATTCAGGTAATAAGCGGAGTTCTTGGAACTTCAGATGTGAAAAAACTATCGTATAAAATGTATCCTAACCCAACTTCTGACTTTGCAATCATCGAAACACCGGACAAAATAAACTCTATTGAAGTTTATGATTTCTCAGGTAAAAAACTAGATGCGCCTTTTGTTAATAATAAGGTAGATCTTAGAGGATTGGCTGCAGGGGTTTATATTTTGAACATTAATACTCCTAAAGGTAAAGTAACCGATAGAATCGTTAAAAAATAAGAATTAAAATAATATTATATAAAACCGCTTTATTTAAAGCGGTTTTTTTATTTTCTATTCAAAAAAAAGAAGATGTAAAAAAGTAATGTATAATTGTTTATTGTTGTAAATTTTCAACAAATATCACTTTTTAATGAAATAATATTTTGTTTTATTCTTAAATACTATTACATTTGATAATTGCACAAAATACTATTATGAAAACATTTTTACTAATCGGAGCATTCGTGGGTATCAACTCACAGATGAATGCACAAACTACTATTTTTAACGAAACTTTTGAAACCAATTCTCCAACTGTCAATGATTGGTCATTTCTTGATAACGACGGCGATTCCCAAAACTGGACTATAGACGATGAACCTGCAAATACGGATCCGTGGGGATATACGGGTAGGATTTATGTTTCCCTTTCTGCAGGAACAACACCTGACAATGTGTTGATTTCTCCCGTCATAAACCTTCCGGCAGGAGCTACAACACTGTCCTATCAGGTCGGCGGTTTTTTTCCTTCGCTGCCTGAGGAGCATTATGCAGTGTATGTTTTACCATCAAATGCTGTGTTTACGGGTAGCGAAGCTCCTGTTTTTGAGGAGACACTTACTGCAGCTGAAGCAAGTATGGCAGCCACAAGAACTGCAGATATTTCTGCGATAGCAGGGCAGGATGTGAAAATATATTTCAGACATTATGGAACTAATAACCAGCTTGCTATTATTTTAGACAATGTTAAAATTACACAGAATGTTTTGGCAACTTCGGAGGTTTCCCATGCTGAAAAAATAGGACTATATCCCAATCCTGTGTCAGATTTTATCAATTTAAAAACTCAGTCTAAAATCATATATTCGGAAGTTTATGATATGTCAGGAAGAAAAATAAATATTGAATTAAATGATAATAAACTAGATGTAAGAAACCTGCAATCCGGAAACTATATCATTAAGATTGGAACGAAAGAAGGAATTACTTCCCAAAAGTTTATCAAAAAATAAATAAATAAATAAATAAATTAAAAGATATATAGACAAAACGCTTCGATTTCGAAGCGTTTTTCTTTTCATAAAATTTTTAAAATAGAGAAAATTTTTAAAAGATTTTCTTCATAATTATCAATTTTGCGCTCAATTCACATCTTTTGGAATTAGAAATTTGTTTTTATTTTTTGATGAAATAAATTTACTGCCAATAATTATTTTAATAAAAAAACTTATGAAAAAAATTTTATTTCTTACCGCTTTGTTGGGTATTTTACAGTTAAAAGCACAGACTGTTGTTTTTTCACAGACATCTTCAGGTACTACAGGGATAATTTCTGATGCCATTGCCAATGGCAGTTTTGTTGCATCTGCAGATGATTTTACCCTTACAAATCAGACGACAGTTACAAAAGTGAAAGTGGAAGGATTTCAAAATGCAGGTACTCTAGCAGCTATTGAAGCCACGGGATTAATGATGTACATTTATGCTGATAATGCAGGAAAACCTGCAGGAATTCCTAACAACCCTGCGGTGGCTCCAATTGCACAGATTGATATTGCCAAAGGGGCACCGGGTTATAGTTTAGTAAAGTCAGGAACATATAATTTTACTTTTTCTGTTGATGTGACAGCTGCTTTATCAAGTCCTTTGGTTTTGCAGCCAGGGACAGTGTATTGGTTGGTATTCATCGCTAAAACCAATTTATCAGATTTTACTTCTTCTGCCTCTACAAGATTCAACTGGTTTGCAGGACAGGCGAATGGAAATATGGCTAAATTGGTGGATCCAGGTAATGCCTTTGGAGTTGGTGCTACCTCATGGAGCACTATATCAACCTTAACCAACCAGCCTGCCTATAATGGTTTAGCATTTTCTATCGAAGGTAATAATGCGGTGTTGGGAACAACCGAAGTATTTAGCAATATAAAAGAAATTGCTGTTTCACCAAACCCAACTTCAGACTATTTGTTTATAAAGGCTAAATCTAAAGTGAATAAAATTGAAGTTTTTGATTTTGCCGGAAGAAAAATGAATGTGAGCAGCAATGAAGAGAGAGTAGATGTAAGAGGCCTTCAGACCGGAAATTATATTATTAAAGTTGAAACGAAAGAAGGAATTACTTCTCAAAAATTTATCAAGAAATAATTAATGATAAATGTTAGTATTAATAAAACGCTCTAATTGGGGCGTTTTTGTTATTTTTAAGAACTTAAATCCATGATATCATGATAGAAAATAAAGTTGCTTATATAACGGGCGGAACCAAAGGTATAGGTTTGGGAATTGCCAAAATTTTACTTGAAAATGGAGTTTCGGTTGCATTTTCGGGGCGAAAAAGAGATGATGTGGAAAAAGCTGAACAAGATTTAAAGCAATATTCCGCAAATGTTTTAGGAATTGTTTCCGATGTCCGAAGTCTGGAAAGTGAAGAGGAGGCCGTAAAATATATTAAAGAAAAATTCGGAAGATTGGATTTTGTTATTGCCAATGCAGGAGTGGGAATTTTTAAGCCCGTAGATCAGCTGACAGCCGATGACTGGAATGATATGATCGAAACGAATTTAACGGGAGTTTTCTATACATTAAAAGCGTCAGTCGAAGAATTAAAAAAGACAGAAGGCTATTATATCACCATCTCAAGTCTGGCAGGAGCCAATTTCTTTGAAAACGGAGCCGGCTACAATGCTTCAAAGTTTGGAGTGGTGGGCTTTACGCAGGCTGCAATGATTGATTTAAGAAAATATAATATCAAATCAACGGTAATCATGCCGGGTTCGGTGGCGACAAATTTCAACGGAAATATTCCTTCAGAAAAAGATGCATGGAAGATCCAGCCCGAAGATATGGGAAATCTGGTTTTGGATATTTTAAAAATGAATCCAAGGGTTTTGCCTAGTAAGATCGAATTTAGGGCAACAAAACCAGCATGATAAAGAGGTTTAATGCATTGAATAGTAAATTAATAAGTACTATGCATGCATAATATATTTTTTATTTATATTAGCAAAATTAATTAAAAACAAAATCTCGTATAAAAATCCCTAAGTTTTATACATAAGAGAAACAATAAAATAGTACACATGAAAATATTAGTTTGTATAAGTAGTGTTCCGGATACTACTTCCAAAATTAACTTTACGGCAGACAAATCTGCTTTCGACAAAAACGGAATTCAATGGGTAATCAACCCGTTAGATGAGTTTGCGTTAACAAAAGCAGTTAAACTTCAGGAATCTCAAGGTGCTACGGTTACGGTAATCAACGTTGGTGATGCTACTACAGAGCCTGTAATCAGAAAAGCTTTGGCAATCGGTGCAAATGATGCGGTAAGAGTAAATCTTGATCCAAAAGATAGCTACTCTACGGCAAAAGAAATCGCAGCAGTTGCTCAAAATGGTGGTTACGACCTGATCCTTTGCGGTAAAGAATCTATCGATTATAATGGTGGTTCTGTTCCGGGAATGGTGGCTCAGTTACTGGGTAAGCCTTTCGTAAACGCGTCTGTAGGTTTAGATGTAAACGGAAGCGAAGCTACTGCAGTAAGAGAAATTGAAGGAGGTAAAGAAACTATTTCTGTAAAATTACCTGCTGTCATTGCTGGTCAGAAAGGATTAGTAGACGAAAAAGATTTGATCATTCCAAACATGAGAGGAATTATGTCTGCAAGAACAAAGCCTTTGCAGGTGGTAGAACCTACTTCTTCTGAAGTAAAAGTTCAGGGAGTTTCTTATGACAGTGTTCCGCCAAGAGCTGCTGTGAAATTGGTTTCTCCTGATAATTTGGATGAATTGGTAAGATTACTTCACGAAGAAGCGAAAGTAATTTAATAAGAACCAAGTAAAAAGTAAAAAGATTCAGGATAGAATTGATGTTTTCAAAATTTGAAAGTATTCAATTTCATTAAATATACAATACAATTGGCAACCTTGAATCTTGAACGTTAAACCTTAAACAAATTTAAAATGGCAGTATTCGTATACGCAGAAAATATAAACGGAGTTTACAAGAAAGCGGCTTTTGAAGCAGTGGCTTATGCTAAAGCAATTGCAGATCAGGCTGGTGAAACAGTAACGGCAATTTCTGTAAACCCAACAGATTCTTCAGATTTATTATACAAATATGGAGCATCAAACGTTATCAATATTAAAGACGAAGGTCTTAAAAGTTTCTCAGCTAAAGCTTATGCTCAGGCTGTAAGTGAAGTGGCAAACGGAAATATCATCGTTTTCCCCCACACAACAGATGCTTCTTCCATCGCTCCGATGTTGGCGGTGATGAACGGACATTCGTTAATTACCAATGCATTAGCAGCTCCGGAAAGCCTTTCTCCGTTCCAGGTGAAAAGAAAAGCATTCTCAGGAAAAGGTTTTATGCATGCAAAAGCTGAAGGTGCAGGAGTAATCATTACGGTTTCTCAAAATGCTTTTGGTGTTAAAGAAAATCCGGTATCTGGTTCAGAAGAAGTGAAAAATTTATCTGTTGCCAATGAAGATACTAAAGTGATCTCTCACGAGCAAAGTTCAGGAAAATTAGATCTTAAAGAAGCTGAAATCGTAGTTTCTGCAGGGAGAGGAATGAAAGGTCCTGAAAACTGGGGAATGATCGAAGAATTAGCCAACGTTTTAGGCGCTGCTACAGCTTGTTCTAAGCCTGTTTCCGATATCGGATGGAGACCTCACACAGAACACGTAGGACAGACTGGTAAAGCGATTTCGCCAAACCTATATATTGCAGTGGGTATTTCAGGAGCAATTCAGCACCTGGCTGGAGTAAACTCTTCTAAAACAATCGTAGTAATCAACAATGATGCTGAAGCTCCGTTCTTCAAATCAGCTGATTATGGTGTTGTAGGAGATGCTTTCCAGATTATTCCTGCTTTAACGGAGAAAATTAAAGCGATCAAAGGATAAGAAAGGTTAATTGGGAATGGTCAATTCACTTCGTTTGTCAATTTTAATATGACGAACCTGGCTGAATGAAACGCTTTTGCAAATGAAAAAAAGAATAGTATTGGAAAAGATTTTAGTGTCTTTTGTTAAAATTAATACTATTTAAATTAAAAAATTCACTTGCAAAGCAAAATTGACTTATAAAATAAAATTCACAATTCACCAATCATTACAATTCACATATAAAAGCCCCTTTCCGGGCTTTTATTTTTGTCTAAAAAAGTGAAAACACAATTAAAAATTAATCTATATTTGTAGTTATGGATTATAAACAGTTAATTATTCGCGGAATATCGTACAGCCAGACACAATCCGGGGCGTACGCATTGTTATTGGAACATGAAGAGACACATATTAAATTACCTGTTGTTATAGGAAATTTCGAGGCTCAATCCATTTCTTTAGGTCTGGAGAAAGACATCCATCCGCCGCGACCTCTTACCCACGATTTATTTACAAAATTTATAGTTTCTGCCAATTATGAGCTGGTTTCTGTTATCATTTACCAGATTGTAGACGGAGTTTTCTTCTCTAATATCAACTTTAAAAATAAAAGTAATGATGAAGAACTCATTCTTGATGCCAGAACATCGGATGCAGTGGCAATGGCAGTGAGATTTGATGCTCCTATCTTCACGACTCAGCAGGTCCTGAACGAAGCCGGAATTCTCCTGGAACTGGAAGATGTTTCCAAGGAAGAACAGCCGTTTTCAGAGACCGTTCCTGCAGAAGATAACCTGAAATCGCTTTCTATGGAAGAACTTCAAAAATTGCTGGAAGATGCTGTAAAAGAAGAAGACTATGATACTGCTCTGGAGATTCAGGAAGAAATCAAAAGGAGAAAAAAGAATATTGATTAAAAGAGATATCTTATACTAATTATGAATTTAAAACTACGACTTACCATCCTGAGTTTTCTTCAGTTCTTCGTTTGGGGAGCCTGGCTGATTACGATGGCTAATTTTTGGTTCGGTACGAAACACTGGGACGGGGCACAGTTTGGAGCCGTTTTCGGAACGATGGGGATTGCCTCCATTTTTATGCCGACCCTTACCGGAATTATCGCCGACCGCTGGGTAAATGCAGAACGGATTTTCTCTGTTTTACAGATTTTATATGGGATCGTATTGTTCTTTTTACCACATACTTCGAGTCCCGGCTCTTTTTATTATGTCATGCTTGTGGCCATGTGCTTTTATATGCCGACGATTGCGTTGGCCAACTCTATTTCCTATACTGTTTTAAAAAATAGCAATCTTGATGTCGTTAAAGATTTTCCTCCCATTCGTGTATGGGGAACCATCGGTTTCATTGTAGCGATGTGGGTGACCAATCTTACAGGAAATAAAGCGACGGAAGGACAGTTTTATATCGGAGGAATTGCAGCCGTTGTTCTGGGGATTTATGCATTGACTTTACCGAAATGCCCACCACAGAGATTGATAGATAAAAATGCACCTTTGGTTGAGCAGTTGGGTCTGAATGCATTCAAGCTGTTTGGTAATTACAAAATGGCTTTATTCTTCGGGTTTTCAATGCTTTTGGGTGCTGCGTTGCAGTTGACGAATGCCTATGGAGATGTTTTCCTGAGCGAGTTTTCTCATTTTCCCAAATATGCAGAGTCTTTTGTAGTTCAGAGATCAACGATTGTAATGTCGATATCGCAGGTTTCCGAGACATTATTTATCTTGGCAATTCCTTTCTTTTTAAAACGATACGGAATTAAAAAAGTGATGCTGATTTCAATGTTTGCATGGGTTTTAAGATT from Chryseobacterium wanjuense includes these protein-coding regions:
- a CDS encoding T9SS-dependent choice-of-anchor J family protein yields the protein MKTFLLIGAFVGINSQMNAQTTIFNETFETNSPTVNDWSFLDNDGDSQNWTIDDEPANTDPWGYTGRIYVSLSAGTTPDNVLISPVINLPAGATTLSYQVGGFFPSLPEEHYAVYVLPSNAVFTGSEAPVFEETLTAAEASMAATRTADISAIAGQDVKIYFRHYGTNNQLAIILDNVKITQNVLATSEVSHAEKIGLYPNPVSDFINLKTQSKIIYSEVYDMSGRKINIELNDNKLDVRNLQSGNYIIKIGTKEGITSQKFIKK
- a CDS encoding T9SS type A sorting domain-containing protein, producing MKKILFLTALLGILQLKAQTVVFSQTSSGTTGIISDAIANGSFVASADDFTLTNQTTVTKVKVEGFQNAGTLAAIEATGLMMYIYADNAGKPAGIPNNPAVAPIAQIDIAKGAPGYSLVKSGTYNFTFSVDVTAALSSPLVLQPGTVYWLVFIAKTNLSDFTSSASTRFNWFAGQANGNMAKLVDPGNAFGVGATSWSTISTLTNQPAYNGLAFSIEGNNAVLGTTEVFSNIKEIAVSPNPTSDYLFIKAKSKVNKIEVFDFAGRKMNVSSNEERVDVRGLQTGNYIIKVETKEGITSQKFIKK
- a CDS encoding SDR family oxidoreductase; translated protein: MIENKVAYITGGTKGIGLGIAKILLENGVSVAFSGRKRDDVEKAEQDLKQYSANVLGIVSDVRSLESEEEAVKYIKEKFGRLDFVIANAGVGIFKPVDQLTADDWNDMIETNLTGVFYTLKASVEELKKTEGYYITISSLAGANFFENGAGYNASKFGVVGFTQAAMIDLRKYNIKSTVIMPGSVATNFNGNIPSEKDAWKIQPEDMGNLVLDILKMNPRVLPSKIEFRATKPA
- a CDS encoding electron transfer flavoprotein subunit beta/FixA family protein; its protein translation is MKILVCISSVPDTTSKINFTADKSAFDKNGIQWVINPLDEFALTKAVKLQESQGATVTVINVGDATTEPVIRKALAIGANDAVRVNLDPKDSYSTAKEIAAVAQNGGYDLILCGKESIDYNGGSVPGMVAQLLGKPFVNASVGLDVNGSEATAVREIEGGKETISVKLPAVIAGQKGLVDEKDLIIPNMRGIMSARTKPLQVVEPTSSEVKVQGVSYDSVPPRAAVKLVSPDNLDELVRLLHEEAKVI
- a CDS encoding electron transfer flavoprotein subunit alpha/FixB family protein, coding for MAVFVYAENINGVYKKAAFEAVAYAKAIADQAGETVTAISVNPTDSSDLLYKYGASNVINIKDEGLKSFSAKAYAQAVSEVANGNIIVFPHTTDASSIAPMLAVMNGHSLITNALAAPESLSPFQVKRKAFSGKGFMHAKAEGAGVIITVSQNAFGVKENPVSGSEEVKNLSVANEDTKVISHEQSSGKLDLKEAEIVVSAGRGMKGPENWGMIEELANVLGAATACSKPVSDIGWRPHTEHVGQTGKAISPNLYIAVGISGAIQHLAGVNSSKTIVVINNDAEAPFFKSADYGVVGDAFQIIPALTEKIKAIKG
- a CDS encoding bifunctional nuclease family protein, whose protein sequence is MDYKQLIIRGISYSQTQSGAYALLLEHEETHIKLPVVIGNFEAQSISLGLEKDIHPPRPLTHDLFTKFIVSANYELVSVIIYQIVDGVFFSNINFKNKSNDEELILDARTSDAVAMAVRFDAPIFTTQQVLNEAGILLELEDVSKEEQPFSETVPAEDNLKSLSMEELQKLLEDAVKEEDYDTALEIQEEIKRRKKNID
- a CDS encoding nucleoside permease, with the protein product MNLKLRLTILSFLQFFVWGAWLITMANFWFGTKHWDGAQFGAVFGTMGIASIFMPTLTGIIADRWVNAERIFSVLQILYGIVLFFLPHTSSPGSFYYVMLVAMCFYMPTIALANSISYTVLKNSNLDVVKDFPPIRVWGTIGFIVAMWVTNLTGNKATEGQFYIGGIAAVVLGIYALTLPKCPPQRLIDKNAPLVEQLGLNAFKLFGNYKMALFFGFSMLLGAALQLTNAYGDVFLSEFSHFPKYAESFVVQRSTIVMSISQVSETLFILAIPFFLKRYGIKKVMLISMFAWVLRFGFFAYGSPEGYGVSLIILSCIVYGMAFDFFNISGSLFVETTTDKKIRSSAQGLFMMMTNGFGAYFGSNIAGWAIDKFFTHKFTNAAQLSAYLDTTPNNPTFLEILKNTFNSAINADGTLSSAVLLRDWPNIWIAFAAYALILAVLFAILFKHKHDPKELADIKH